The genomic stretch GGCGCCCGGTGCTGCTCTCGACCGGGCTCGCCGACGCCGACGAGATCGGCACCGCCGTGGCGGCGATCGCGACGGGCGCAGGCGCACCCGAGCGCGTGCCGCCCGTCGTCCTGCTCCACTGCGTCGCGCTCTACCCGCTGCGTCCGGCGGACGCGAACCTGCGGGCGATGGCCGCGCTGCGCGCGCGCTTCGGCTGCGCGGTAGGGTGGTCGGACCACTCGCCCGGCCATACGCTCGCGCTCGGCGCCGTCGCGCTCGGCGCCTGCGTCGTCGAGAAGCACTTCACCGACGACCGCACCCGCCGCGGACCCGACCACGGCTTCGCGATGGAGCCGGCGGACTTCCGCGCCATGGTCGACGCCGTCCGCGAGCTCGAGACCGGGCTCGGCGACGGCCGCAAGCAGCCGCGTCCCGACGAGGAGCCGGAGCGCCAGTGGGCGCGCCGCTCGGTCTACGCCGCGCGCTCGCTGCCGGCGGGGACCGTGCTCGAGGCCGCGGACCTGAAGGTCGTGCGTCCGGCGATCGGGCTGCCGCCCGGCGCCTTCGACACCCTCGTCGGCCGCACGCTGCGCCGCACGCTCGCGGTGGACGAGCCGCTGCGCACCGAGGACGTGCGGTGAGCGCACGCCCCGTCGCCGTGATCCAGGCGCGGCTGGGCTCGACCCGGCTGCCCGGGAAGGTGCTGGCCGACGTCGGCGGCGCCCCGATGCTGGTGCGCATGATCGAGCGCGTCCGCGCCGCGACCACGCTGGCCGACGTCTGCCTCGCCGTGCCCGAAGGGCCCGCCGACGAGCCGCTGCGTGCGCTGGCCGCGGCCCTGGACGTTCCCTGCCACGCGGGGCCCGAGGACGACGTGCTCTCGCGCTACGCCGGCGCGGCCGCGCGCTGGGGCGCCGATCCCGTCGTGCGGCTCACGGCCGACTGCCCGCTCGTCGATCCGGCGCTGGTCGACCGCTGCGTCGAGACCTTCCGCGCCACCGACGGCTGCGAGTTCGCGAGCCTCGGCGGCAGCTTTCCCGACGGCCTCGACTGCGAGGTGGTGTCGGCGGCGGCGCTCGGGCGCGCGCATCGCGAGGCCCGCCTGCGCTCCGAGCGCGAGCACGTGACGCCGTTCATCTGGAAGCGCCCGGACGTCTTCCGCTGCGCCATGGTGCGGTTCCCCGAGCGGCTCGGCCATCTGCGCTGGACCGTCGACGAGCCGCGCGACCTGGAGCTGGTGCGTGCGGTCTACGCGCACCTCTACGTCCCGGGCCGCGTCTTCGGCTGGGAGGCGATCGCCGGCCTGCTGGCGCGCGAGCCGGCCCTCGCGGCCCTCAACG from bacterium encodes the following:
- a CDS encoding glycosyltransferase family protein, giving the protein MSARPVAVIQARLGSTRLPGKVLADVGGAPMLVRMIERVRAATTLADVCLAVPEGPADEPLRALAAALDVPCHAGPEDDVLSRYAGAAARWGADPVVRLTADCPLVDPALVDRCVETFRATDGCEFASLGGSFPDGLDCEVVSAAALGRAHREARLRSEREHVTPFIWKRPDVFRCAMVRFPERLGHLRWTVDEPRDLELVRAVYAHLYVPGRVFGWEAIAGLLAREPALAALNARIERNAGYQRSLAHDAVVSPAIAGAKESS
- a CDS encoding N-acetylneuraminate synthase family protein, whose amino-acid sequence is MRIQLGDRELGDGAPALVIAEIGSNHDGSLERALALVDAAADAGADAVKFQSFRAAGLLARRWPLPGGGWQTAEAYPVLERLELPTEWHPRLRDRARDRGVLFLSTPFDEQRAGLLAALGVPAFKVASGDLTHLPLLRALGTYGRPVLLSTGLADADEIGTAVAAIATGAGAPERVPPVVLLHCVALYPLRPADANLRAMAALRARFGCAVGWSDHSPGHTLALGAVALGACVVEKHFTDDRTRRGPDHGFAMEPADFRAMVDAVRELETGLGDGRKQPRPDEEPERQWARRSVYAARSLPAGTVLEAADLKVVRPAIGLPPGAFDTLVGRTLRRTLAVDEPLRTEDVR